Part of the Aquabacterium sp. NJ1 genome, CTTGTGCTTCTTGACCTCGACCAGCAGGCCTTCGGCTTCGAGTTGCGCGACCAGGGCCTTGCGGGCCACAAAGCGGTCCAGGCCACGGTAGGCCTCGGGGATCTCTTCGAGGTGCGACACCACCTGCGCGTCCAGCGTGAAGATGGTGATCATCGGCAGGCTGTGGCGCTGGCCGACCTGGTAGTCGTTCGTGTCGTGGGCCGGGGTGACCTTGACGACGCCGGTGCCGAAGTCCTTGTCCACGTGTTCGTCGGCGATCACGGGCACGAGGCGGCCGGTGATGGGCAGCTTGACCAGTTTGCCGATCAGGTGGGTGTAGCGCTCGTCTTCTGGGTGGACCATGACGGCGGTGTCGCCCAGCATGGTTTCAGGGCGGGTTGTGGCCACGACCAGGGTCTCATCGCTGCCATCAATGGGATAGCGGATGTGCCACATCGAGCCGTCTTCTTCCTCGCTTTCGACTTCGAGGTCGGACACGGCGGACTTGAGGATCGGGTCCCAGCTCACCAGGCGTTTGCCGCGGTAGATCAGGCCTTCTTCGTACAGCTTGACGAAGGTGTCGCTCACGACCTTGGACAGCTTGTCGTCCATGGTGAAGTACTCGTGCTCCCAGGACACCGAGTCACCCATGCGGCGCATCTGCTGCGTGATGGTGGTGCCGCTTTGCTCCTTCCACTCCCAGATCTTGGCGACAAAGTTCTTGCGGCCCAGGTCGTGGCGGTTCTGGCCCTTTTCCTGCAACTGGCGCTCCACCACGATCTGGGTGGCGATGCCGGCGTGGTCGGTGCCGGGGATCCACAGGGTGTTGTGGCCGAGCATGCGGTGGTAGCGCGTCAACGAGTCCATGATGGTCTGGTTGAAGGCGTGGCCCATGTGCAGGGTGCCGGTCACATTGGGGGGCGGCAGCTGGATGCAGAAGGACGGCTTGCTGGCGTCCAGGGTGGGCTTGTACAGACCGCGCTGCTCCCACTGGGGGCCGTATTGGGCTTCAATCGGGGCGGGGTCGAAAGATTTGGCGAGTTCGGTCATGGTGTTGGGAGGCTGGTCTGCGCCCGAAGCGGGCGCTTTCTCTGGGCCAAACCGCGATTTTAGGTCGGCTGAGCGGCTTCGCGAGGCTTTCTGGCCTGGCAGGCTTTCATGTCATGGATCAAAAACCTGAGGTTTTGATGTTGTTGTGTGGTTTTAGGTGTTGGCGCGAAACGATTCGCGATCTAGGATGAAGCCAGATCAGTCGCTTGACTGAAGTTGGAATGCAAGGCGTTAGGAGGCCCTCATGTACGAACATTTGTTGGTGCCGGTAGATGGCAGCGAGTTGTCGAACAAGGCCATTGAGCACAGCATTGGCCTGGCCAAGATGCTGGGGGCGTCGATCACCGGGTTCACGGCCGAGCCGCCGCTGCCTGTGCTGGTGGTGGAGCAAGCCGCCGTGGCCTATGACGTGGCCACGTTTCAGGAACACGAAAAGCGTTGTGAGGCGCATGCCCGGGAAATTCTCGAAGCGTTTGCAGCCCGGGCCAAGGAGGCGGGGGTGCATTTCGATGGCCAGTTCATGATCACCGACAACGTCCAGCAGGGGATCGTGGACACGGCGCGCAAGCAGGGCTGTGACCTGATCGTGATGGCCACGCATGGCCGCCATGGCCTGGATGCCCTGATCCATGGCTCGCTGGCCAAGAGTGTGCTGGCGCACAGCCAGGTGCCTTTGTTGATCCTGCATTGATTTCTGTTTGACCCCACTAACTGAAGGAGAGCGACATGAGCGAACTGACTTCCGCCCAAAAGGACAAGCTGATGGCCGACCTGCAACTGGTCATGGCCGATGCCGAAGCGCTGCTGGCTGCCACCGCCGATGACGCGGGTGCTGGCGTGGCCGAGTTGCGCAAGCGCGTGCAGGCCACTCTGTCCAATGCCAAGACAGGCCTGATCGAGGTGCAGGCTGCCGTGGTGGACAAGGCCAAGGCCGCCGCCAAGGTGACGGACGAATACGTGCACGAGAACCCCTGGAAGTCCATCAGCATCGCCGCTGGTGCGGGCTTGTTGATCGGCCTGCTGCTGGGTCGTCGATGAATGGCTGACGCTGCTGATCAGTCAGCGGAGGTGCGCCGGGGGCGTTTGATGTCCTCGGTGCAGGGCCTGGCCGCCACCTTGATGGCGATCTTCCAGACGCGCCTCGAATTGCTGGCCACTGAGGTCGAGGAAGAAAAGCAGCGCCTGCTGGCCGTGCTGGGCTGGGGCGCCGTGGCCATCCTGATGGGCGCGGTCGCGAGCGTGTTCCTGGCCGGTTTCATCACCGTGCTGTTCTGGGACACGCACCCGCTGCTGGTGCTGGGCTTGCTGACCTTGGCGTTTGCAGCGGTGTGCCTGTGGGCTGTCAGGCGTGTCCAGGCGATCACGGCGTCGCCCGAGGGCATGCTGGCCGCCACCCTGGCCGAGTTGCAGGCAGATCACGACGCCTTGCTCGCTGCCGCCCAGGAGGGCGCTCAACCTGAGCAGAAAGGGTGACGCGCATGTCGGCTCGCATGGCTGAACTGGCCTTGAAAAAACACATGCTGCGCCAGCGCAGTGCTGTGTTGCGGCATACCCTTGCCTTGCAAGTGAACGCCCGTGTAGCGCCGCTGGCGGGTCTTGCTGATCGGGCTGTGTCCACCGGGCGTTGGGTGGGGCGCCATCCGTACTGGGTCGTGGCTGCGGCCGTGGCGCTGGCGGTGTGGCGGCCCACGGGCGTGGCTCGCCTGGCTGGGCGAGGGCTGTGGATGTGGCAGACCTGGCAGCGCCTGCAGCCTGTGGTCATGCCCTTGCTGGCCCGGCTCGCCAGCGCGCAAAAGGGCGTCGCAACAGATACGGACAACAAGGACACCACGAAGGCATGATCATGCGCATGACGTTTTATGGCGCGACCGCCACGGTGACTGGTTCCAAGACGCTGGTGGAAGCCGGCGACGTGAGGATGCTGGTGGATTGCGGCATGTTCCAGGGTTTCAAGACCCTGCGCGAACGCAACTGGGCGCCTCTGCCATTTGATCCAGGCAGCCTGGATGCGGTCTTGTTGACCCATGCCCACATCGACCACAGCGGCGCCTTGCCTTTGCTCACGCGCAATGGCTTCAAGGGCACCATCTGGGCCACGGCCGCCACGGCGGATCTGTGCGAGGTGTTGTTGCTGGACACGGCGCACTTGCAGGAAGAAGAAGCGCGTTACCGCAACCGCCATGGCGCGACCAAGCACAAGCCCGCCGTGCCCCTGTACACCGTGCAGGATGTGAAGGCCTGCCTGAAGCACATCAAGCGGGTGCCGCTGGATGGCGTGGTTCAGCTGGACGAGGGCGTGCAGGCCCGCTTCACGCCAGCCGGGCACATCCTGGGCGCGTCCAGCGTGGCCATCGAGTACCAGGGCAAGACGGCCTTGTTCTCTGGCGACCTGGGTCGCGATGACGACCTGGTCATGCTGCCGCCCGCCACCGGGCAGAAGGCCGACTGGGTCGTGATCGAGTCGACCTATGGCGATCGCCTTCACCCTGATCTCAATGCCATCGAGAAACTGGGCGACATCGTGCGCCGAACCGCTGCGCGCGGTGGCGTGGTCATCATCCCGGCGTTTGCGGTGGGTCGCACGCAAGGTGTGCTGTATGCCTTGTATCGCCTGCGTCAGGCTGGCGCCATTCCTGATATGCCCGTGATCCTGGACAGCCCGATGGGTATCTCTGCCACGGGGCTGTACGAGCGGCATCGCGCCGAGCATCGCCTGACGGACGAGGAGTGCGAGGGCATCCGCCACATGACGCGCTTCGTGCGCGACGTGGAGGAGTCCAAGGCCTTGTTGAGCCAGCGTTACCCCATGATCATCGTGGCCGGTAGCGGCATGGTGACGGGTGGGCGCGTGTTGCACCACATTGCCCACTATGGGCCGCATTCACGCAATTCGATCGTGCTCAGTGGCTTCCAGGCGGGTGGCACGCGGGGTGCCTCCCTGGTTGCCGGGGCGACCTCGCTCAAGATGTTTGGTGAGTACGTGCCCATCCGCGCGGAGGTCGTGCAGATCGAGGGCTTGTCGGCGCATGCCGACCAGGCAGGTTTACTGGCCTGGCTCAAGGCGCTGGGCAAGGTGCCGGAGCACGTCTTCATCAACCATGGCGAGCCACAGGCGGCCGACACGCTGCGCCTGCGCGTGGGTGAAGACCTGGGCTGGAACGCCAGCGTCCCTGATTACAAGGATGCGGTGGATTTGAGTTGACCTGTCGCAAAGCCGCGAGCGCGTCAGGCCGTTACCGTCGGGGGCAATTTCATCTTTGAACGCTGCCCATGACGCTCGACACATTCGAATCGCCTTCTTCTCTTTCGGATCATGTGGATGTCGAACTGGCGCGCAAGCTGGGCGCCAGCGGGCTGCGCAGCATGCGCCTGGGCGGGCGGGAGTTGCTGCCCATCGTGCAGGGCGGCATGGGCATCGGGGTGTCAGCCCACAAGCTGGCGGGTAGCGTGGCGGCCATGGGTGGCATGGGCACGCTGTCGTGCGTGGACATCCGCCGGCATCACCCGGATCTGATGGCCAGTACGCAGGGTTTGTCGTCCCGCATCGGGCAGGATGACGATACCCGTGAGCGCATCAATGCAGCGAACCTGGAGGCGGTCGAGCGCGAGGTGAAGGCCGCACGCCAATTGTCGCAAGGGCGGGGCCTGCTGGCCATGAACGTGATGCGTGCGGTGAGTGATTACGCTGGCTACGTGAAGCGTTCGCTGGAGGCCGGTATCGATGCCGTGGTGGTGGGCGCTGGCCTGCCGCTGGATTTACCGGACCTGGCTCAGGACCACCCCAAGGCCTTGCTGATCCCGATCCTGTCGGATTCGCGCGGTGTGCAGCTGATCATCAAGAAGTGGGAGCGCAAGAAGCGCCTGCCGGACGCCATCGTGATTGAGCACCCACGTCTGGCCGGTGGTCATCTGGGTGCGGCCAAGATCGCTGATCTCAACGACCCGCGCTTTGATTTCGAGCGTGTGATCCCCGAGGTACTGGCCTTCATGCGCGCTGCGGGCATCGAGAAGCACATCCCCTTGATTGCTGCGGGTGGCATCCGCACCCATGAAGACATCCGCCGCATTCAGAACCTCGGTGCGGATGGCGTGCAACTGGGGACACCCTTTGCCGTGACGCTGGAGGGTGACGCCCACCCCGAGTTCAAGCGTGTGCTGGCCGAGGCCCATGATGAGGACATGGTGGAGTTCACCAGTGTGGCGGGTTTGCCTGCGCGCGCTGTGGCCACGCCCTGGCTCAAGGCTTACCTGAAGATCGAGTCACGCTTGCAGGCGGTCAGCCATGCCAAGAAGCGTTGCACCAAGGCGTTTGATTGCCTGGCGCAATGCGGCCTGCGTGATGGCTTGCAAGGCTGGGGGCAGTTCTGCATCGACAACCAGCTGGCTGCGGCCATGCGGGGTGATGTCAAGAAAGGGCTGTTCTTCCGCGGTGCGGGGGCCTTGCCCTTTGGCAGCCAGATTCGCAGCGTGCGGGATCTGATGGAGCGTTTGTTGACACGCGAAGAAGCGGCGCTGGCCGCTGCAGCCTGATCCGTTCAGGGGGGTGTGGGCTGCTCCTGAAGCCCGCCGTCCAGGTCAGCTGATTGGAAGTGAGCCAGGCGCTCGGCATCAGCCGGGTGGCTGCTGAACGCGATCCCGATGGGCTGGCTTGCGTCATCGGCCTGCGGTGCGGTGGCTTGCCCCCTGCGCGGGCTTGCGTCTTTGACTCGCTGAAAGAACACCCCCATCACGGACGGGCGGATGTGGTTGCGGTGCATGAAGGTGATGGCCGCATCGTCTGCCTCGCGCTCCAGATCACGTGAATAGGCAAGTTGCCCCATGAGGATGGGGGCGCTGGCCAGCACGGTACTGAAGTCCCCGAAGGTGAGGCTGCCGATGGCACCCAGCAGGCCGGCCTGAATCAGGCCGCGCAAACCATGGCGGCCGGTGATGTGCCCGGTCTCGTGCCCGACCACACCGATCAGCACGTCCTCGCGGTCATGCAGCAAGGCGATCAGATCGTCGGTGATGACGATGTTGCCATCCGGCAGGGCGAAGGCGTTGGGGCCGATGTGCGCCTGCCTGAACTGAAGCTGGATGGCGGGCTGCCTTGATGCCGCGCGGGTGCCTGTGTCGATCTCGGTGCCCTCCAGCCCTTGCGCGATGGCCTTGGACAACAAGGCTCGCCAGTGTGCCTGTTCCTGAAAGGGGAGCTGGCTGGGCTTGAGCCATTGCTCGTCCATGGTTTGCAAGGTGGCTTTGCCGATTTGCTGGCTGACCGTTTGAGGTACCAACGGTGCGAGGAGCCGGGCAGCCAGCGGCAGCCCCCACCAGTAGCCCATGACGGCCACCATCAGCAAGACGGTGGTGGCCAGCATGGTCCAGCGCCAACTCTGGTGCGCGCGCACGCTGAGCGGGGCGCCCAGGTCGTGGTGGTCCAGCCAGCTGTCCCAATCTGCCGGGTTGACCGCCTGGATGGTGCCACCGTCAGCGAAATGGGCCATGCGGGCGCCATGGCGTGTGCGTTCGCTCCATTGCACCTTGTTGAGCGGCACCTGCCTGATCAAACCGGCCCCGGACAGTTGCAGCATGCCCGGCTCCACCCACATGAGGACGGGTTGGGCGCGGGCGGTCAGGCCGTCGAAATAGGCCACCGACAGTTGGCGTGCGGAGGTCATGGGCTGTTTCACAGCCCGACGTCGATGCCGACCAGATCCGCGGCGAGGTCCCCCGTGGCGTTGGTGCTGGCCTGGCGGGCCTGGCCCACCAGCAAGTCTGGATCCTGGCGCGTGTGGATCACGATGGCCTGCAGGCGGGCGCGCGCCAGTGCCACGGCGGCAAAGGGCCAGTACAGGCCCAGCGTGAGCATGATCAGGAGCCAGTTCTTGAGCGCCAGCCCGGCCATGTCAGACCATTTCAGGTGGCTCTTGAAACGCACCATCCGGTTGCCGGTCTGGGTCCACACCAGATTCTGCAGGTGCACGCTGAAGTAGGGTGCCACGACGACCTGGGTCAGCAGGATGTAGCCAGCCAGCACGGGCAGCATCAGGGACACGGCGGACAGCAACTGCCTGGGGTCTGGCCGGGTGCTCATGTGCCCACCGCCCAGCACGGCGCCCAGCAGGCCACCGGCCAGGGCCAGCCCGGTGGCGGCGGCCAGCGTCAGCAGCCCGGTTTTCACGAAGATGGCCAGCACATTGCCGTAGCTGGCCTTGAACGAGGTCTGCAACTGGCCCAGCGCATAGTGGGCATGCTGGTAGCGTTTGATGCGCCAGATCACGTACGGCGCCAGGGCTGCGCCGCTGAGCATGAAGGTGACCATGAGCACCAATGGCATCACGACCTTGCTGGTGCCGCGGGGCAGGAAGGCCACCAGGATGCCGCTGAGCACCATCAGGCCCACGCCAATCAGCGCGGGGTTCAGCACCGTCATGTAGGCGCCCTTGAGCGAGCCTGTGAAATGGAAACGCAGGCCGCGCCAACTGGTTTGCGACAAGCGAAATTGCAGCGACGAGCGCATCAGCGCGGGCCAGATGGCCGCCAGGATCAGGCCCGCCACCGAGCCCGATGCCGGCGAAACGCGCCCGGCCACCGCATACAGCACCATGAGCAGGCTGACCAGCAGAAAGCCGCGCAGCATCTGGCGCGGGTTGCCGTGAAAGCCCAGCGGGTGGCCGATCACGATGGTGTTGCCGTAGAAATAGCGCAGCTTGCGGGTTTTGGCCCAGGGGTAGTAGAGCCCCAGGGTGACCAGCGTGAGCAGGAGGTTGACGATCCAGATCCTGAAATATTCGCTGCCCGAGCCGGTGAAACGGATGGTATGCAGGCTGGCCGGACGGGAGCCCATCGCCGAGATGAAGGGCGATGCGGTCAGGCCGCCGGCTGGTGGGCCGGGCAGGCGGAGCTGGTTCATGCTGATTCCCTGTTTTTTTGGTGTGATGGCCAGGCCTTTGTTGGCCTTTAACCAGGATATCCAGCAAGCCCGCCTACAATTTTTGGATGAACGAGCGCACTGATACCCCTGGATTGTTTCCTCAACAGCCCCCCGCAGGCAACTCCCCCATGCTGGTGGGACTCAATCCGGAGCAGTTGGCCGCCGTGACGGCCCCGCCGGGCCCGACCCTGATCCTGGCGGGCGCGGGCTCGGGCAAGACCCGGGTGCTGACCACGCGCATCGCCTGGCTGCTGCAGACGGGCCAGGTATCGCCCGCCGGCATCATGGCCGTGACCTTCACCAACAAGGCCGCCAAGGAGATGCAGGCACGCCTGTCGGCCATGTTGCCCGTCAACACGCGGGCGATGTGGATCGGCACCTTCCACGGCCTGTGCAACCGCTTCTTGCGCGCGCACGCCAAGATTGCGGGCCTGCCCCAGGCCTTCCAGATCCTGGACACGCAAGACCAGCTGTCGGCTGTCAAGCGCATCATCAAGGCGCTGAAGTTCGACGAAGAAAAGTGCATCCCCAAGCAGACGAGCTATTTCATCGCCAACGCCAAGGATGCCGGGCAGCGCCCGCGCGATATCCAGCCGCGTGACGAACTGGGCCGCATGCAGCTGGCCGTCTACCAGGCTTATGAAGACCAGTGCCAGCGCGAAGGCGTGGTGGATTTTGCCGAGCTGATGCTGCGCACCTACGAGATCATGCGCGACCACCCCGAGGTGCGCGAGCATTACCAGCGCCGCTTCAAGCACATCCTGGTCGACGAGTTCCAGGACACCAACCGTCTGCAATACGCCTGGCTGAAGATGTTCGCGGGCAACCCGGCCGTGACCGGCAACAGCGTGTTCGCCGTGGGCGACGACGACCAGAGCATCTACGCCTTCCGGGGCGCGCTGGTGGGCAACATGGCGGACTTCGAGCGCGAGTTCCGCGTGCCCAGCGTGATCAAGCTGGAGCAGAACTACCGCAGCTTCGGCCACATCCTGGATGCGGCCAACACCCTGATCGCACAGAACAGCCGCCGCCTGGGCAAGAACCTGCGCACCGACGCAGGGCAGGGCGAGCCCATCCGCATCTACGAGGCCAGCAGCGACTTCGCCGAAGCCCAATGGGTGGTGGACGAGGCCCGCCAGTTCAAGCGCGACGGCCAGCCCTTGCATGAAGTGGCCGTGCTGTACCGCAGCAATGCGCAGTCACGGGTGATGGAGTCGGCGCTGTTCAACGCGGGTGTGCCTTACAAGGTGTACGGCGGTCTGCGCTTCTTCGAGCGTGCTGAAGTGAAGCACGCACTGGCCTACCTGCGCCTGCTTGAGAACCCGAACGACGACACCAGCTTCCTGCGCGTGGTGAACTTCCCGGCGCGGAGCATCGGCGCGCGCACCGTGGAGGTTTTGCAGGATGCGGCCCGCTCATCGGCACGCAGCCTGGGGCAGAGCGTGACGGCGGTGCCGGGCAAGGCGGGGGCGAACCTGCAAGGTTTCGTGGCCTTGATCGACACCATGCGCGAAGCCACGCGCGGCCTGACGCTGCGCCAGATCATCGAGCATGTGGTGGAGGCCTCCGGCCTGGCTGACTTCTACCGTGCCGAGAAAGAAGGCCAGGAGCGCCTGGAAAACTTGGCCGAACTGGTGAACGCCGCCGAGGCCTTCGTGACGCAAGAAGGTTTTGGCAAGGACGCCGTGGCCCTGCCGGTGGACGAGCCTGCGGGCACGATCGCCCAGGGCCTGCCTGCGGCCGTGGCGCAGGTCGACACCCTGCCCGATGCCGAGACCGGTGAAATCATCTCGCCCTTGCTGGCCTTTCTGACGCACGCCTCGCTGGAAGCAGGCGACAACCAGGCCCAACCCGGGCAAGACGCCGTGCAGCTGATGACCATCCACGCTGCCAAGGGCCTGGAGTTCAACAACGTGTTCCTGACCGGGCTGGAAGAAGGCCTGTTCCCGCATGAGAACTCGATGAACGACACGGACGGCCTGGAAGAAGA contains:
- a CDS encoding YqjD family protein translates to MSELTSAQKDKLMADLQLVMADAEALLAATADDAGAGVAELRKRVQATLSNAKTGLIEVQAAVVDKAKAAAKVTDEYVHENPWKSISIAAGAGLLIGLLLGRR
- a CDS encoding nitronate monooxygenase family protein, encoding MRLGGRELLPIVQGGMGIGVSAHKLAGSVAAMGGMGTLSCVDIRRHHPDLMASTQGLSSRIGQDDDTRERINAANLEAVEREVKAARQLSQGRGLLAMNVMRAVSDYAGYVKRSLEAGIDAVVVGAGLPLDLPDLAQDHPKALLIPILSDSRGVQLIIKKWERKKRLPDAIVIEHPRLAGGHLGAAKIADLNDPRFDFERVIPEVLAFMRAAGIEKHIPLIAAGGIRTHEDIRRIQNLGADGVQLGTPFAVTLEGDAHPEFKRVLAEAHDEDMVEFTSVAGLPARAVATPWLKAYLKIESRLQAVSHAKKRCTKAFDCLAQCGLRDGLQGWGQFCIDNQLAAAMRGDVKKGLFFRGAGALPFGSQIRSVRDLMERLLTREEAALAAAA
- a CDS encoding M48 family metallopeptidase codes for the protein MTSARQLSVAYFDGLTARAQPVLMWVEPGMLQLSGAGLIRQVPLNKVQWSERTRHGARMAHFADGGTIQAVNPADWDSWLDHHDLGAPLSVRAHQSWRWTMLATTVLLMVAVMGYWWGLPLAARLLAPLVPQTVSQQIGKATLQTMDEQWLKPSQLPFQEQAHWRALLSKAIAQGLEGTEIDTGTRAASRQPAIQLQFRQAHIGPNAFALPDGNIVITDDLIALLHDREDVLIGVVGHETGHITGRHGLRGLIQAGLLGAIGSLTFGDFSTVLASAPILMGQLAYSRDLEREADDAAITFMHRNHIRPSVMGVFFQRVKDASPRRGQATAPQADDASQPIGIAFSSHPADAERLAHFQSADLDGGLQEQPTPP
- a CDS encoding UvrD-helicase domain-containing protein; amino-acid sequence: MLVGLNPEQLAAVTAPPGPTLILAGAGSGKTRVLTTRIAWLLQTGQVSPAGIMAVTFTNKAAKEMQARLSAMLPVNTRAMWIGTFHGLCNRFLRAHAKIAGLPQAFQILDTQDQLSAVKRIIKALKFDEEKCIPKQTSYFIANAKDAGQRPRDIQPRDELGRMQLAVYQAYEDQCQREGVVDFAELMLRTYEIMRDHPEVREHYQRRFKHILVDEFQDTNRLQYAWLKMFAGNPAVTGNSVFAVGDDDQSIYAFRGALVGNMADFEREFRVPSVIKLEQNYRSFGHILDAANTLIAQNSRRLGKNLRTDAGQGEPIRIYEASSDFAEAQWVVDEARQFKRDGQPLHEVAVLYRSNAQSRVMESALFNAGVPYKVYGGLRFFERAEVKHALAYLRLLENPNDDTSFLRVVNFPARSIGARTVEVLQDAARSSARSLGQSVTAVPGKAGANLQGFVALIDTMREATRGLTLRQIIEHVVEASGLADFYRAEKEGQERLENLAELVNAAEAFVTQEGFGKDAVALPVDEPAGTIAQGLPAAVAQVDTLPDAETGEIISPLLAFLTHASLEAGDNQAQPGQDAVQLMTIHAAKGLEFNNVFLTGLEEGLFPHENSMNDTDGLEEERRLMYVAITRARQRLHISFSQTRMLHGQTRYNIKSRFLDELPEGALKWLTPRNQGFGSGFAKSYNDAWASGKGMGSMVGAGAQPYRSGGGSGAYAGGSRGGYGGGQYYGAKKEDDFKDLTAPLPTKMAQAKTEGGLRVGQSVFHNKFGEGVVLTLEGNGPDARVQVNFGRHGTKWLMLSVAKLTPIE
- a CDS encoding phage holin family protein: MADAADQSAEVRRGRLMSSVQGLAATLMAIFQTRLELLATEVEEEKQRLLAVLGWGAVAILMGAVASVFLAGFITVLFWDTHPLLVLGLLTLAFAAVCLWAVRRVQAITASPEGMLAATLAELQADHDALLAAAQEGAQPEQKG
- a CDS encoding YqjK family protein, with product MSARMAELALKKHMLRQRSAVLRHTLALQVNARVAPLAGLADRAVSTGRWVGRHPYWVVAAAVALAVWRPTGVARLAGRGLWMWQTWQRLQPVVMPLLARLASAQKGVATDTDNKDTTKA
- a CDS encoding universal stress protein; translated protein: MYEHLLVPVDGSELSNKAIEHSIGLAKMLGASITGFTAEPPLPVLVVEQAAVAYDVATFQEHEKRCEAHAREILEAFAARAKEAGVHFDGQFMITDNVQQGIVDTARKQGCDLIVMATHGRHGLDALIHGSLAKSVLAHSQVPLLILH
- a CDS encoding YjgN family protein — translated: MNQLRLPGPPAGGLTASPFISAMGSRPASLHTIRFTGSGSEYFRIWIVNLLLTLVTLGLYYPWAKTRKLRYFYGNTIVIGHPLGFHGNPRQMLRGFLLVSLLMVLYAVAGRVSPASGSVAGLILAAIWPALMRSSLQFRLSQTSWRGLRFHFTGSLKGAYMTVLNPALIGVGLMVLSGILVAFLPRGTSKVVMPLVLMVTFMLSGAALAPYVIWRIKRYQHAHYALGQLQTSFKASYGNVLAIFVKTGLLTLAAATGLALAGGLLGAVLGGGHMSTRPDPRQLLSAVSLMLPVLAGYILLTQVVVAPYFSVHLQNLVWTQTGNRMVRFKSHLKWSDMAGLALKNWLLIMLTLGLYWPFAAVALARARLQAIVIHTRQDPDLLVGQARQASTNATGDLAADLVGIDVGL
- a CDS encoding MBL fold metallo-hydrolase RNA specificity domain-containing protein — its product is MRMTFYGATATVTGSKTLVEAGDVRMLVDCGMFQGFKTLRERNWAPLPFDPGSLDAVLLTHAHIDHSGALPLLTRNGFKGTIWATAATADLCEVLLLDTAHLQEEEARYRNRHGATKHKPAVPLYTVQDVKACLKHIKRVPLDGVVQLDEGVQARFTPAGHILGASSVAIEYQGKTALFSGDLGRDDDLVMLPPATGQKADWVVIESTYGDRLHPDLNAIEKLGDIVRRTAARGGVVIIPAFAVGRTQGVLYALYRLRQAGAIPDMPVILDSPMGISATGLYERHRAEHRLTDEECEGIRHMTRFVRDVEESKALLSQRYPMIIVAGSGMVTGGRVLHHIAHYGPHSRNSIVLSGFQAGGTRGASLVAGATSLKMFGEYVPIRAEVVQIEGLSAHADQAGLLAWLKALGKVPEHVFINHGEPQAADTLRLRVGEDLGWNASVPDYKDAVDLS